Proteins encoded in a region of the Paenibacillus sp. E222 genome:
- a CDS encoding PaaI family thioesterase, which yields MGILDKMVEEGNGRFWGFLGCRFIKGDGKEVQIALTAGEHHTNSMGIIHGGVLTSLMDQAMGMVATAAMAVDSCVTTNLNVHFLAPMKLGELIVTSTILHQAGRSVTAQSEVRDASGTLGCMATATFRIARVKTQNTESQG from the coding sequence ATGGGTATTTTGGACAAAATGGTTGAAGAAGGAAACGGAAGATTTTGGGGCTTTCTCGGTTGTCGGTTTATTAAAGGGGACGGAAAAGAAGTTCAGATCGCGCTAACAGCGGGCGAACACCACACCAACTCCATGGGAATAATTCATGGTGGTGTGCTGACATCCCTGATGGATCAGGCGATGGGCATGGTAGCTACTGCCGCAATGGCAGTAGACAGTTGTGTGACGACCAATCTGAATGTGCATTTCTTGGCACCCATGAAACTAGGGGAATTAATCGTGACATCAACGATCCTGCATCAAGCGGGGCGTAGTGTGACGGCACAATCTGAGGTCCGTGATGCATCAGGAACGCTGGGATGTATGGCAACGGCGACATTCCGTATAGCGCGAGTAAAAACGCAAAACACGGAATCCCAAGGTTGA
- a CDS encoding RicAFT regulatory complex protein RicA family protein produces the protein MPTYDTRNLVIRDDIMGKAKELADMLGTSEEVKQFQQAESKIRDHERIQQLIATIKKKQKEIVAFESFKNADMVRKIEQEIEDLQEELDGIPLVTEFQQSQSDINYLLQLVISVIRDTVSEKVNVEAGTDSPPTSCG, from the coding sequence ATGCCTACCTACGATACGCGCAATCTGGTCATACGCGACGACATTATGGGAAAAGCCAAAGAATTGGCTGATATGCTTGGAACGAGTGAGGAAGTCAAACAGTTCCAACAGGCTGAGTCCAAAATTCGTGATCATGAACGCATCCAGCAATTAATTGCAACGATCAAGAAGAAACAAAAGGAAATCGTTGCTTTTGAAAGCTTCAAAAATGCAGACATGGTCCGCAAAATTGAACAGGAAATTGAGGACCTACAGGAAGAGTTGGACGGCATTCCACTCGTTACGGAATTCCAGCAAAGCCAAAGCGATATCAATTATTTGCTTCAGCTTGTTATTTCTGTAATTCGAGATACCGTCTCCGAGAAAGTGAACGTGGAGGCAGGTACGGATTCACCTCCGACCAGCTGCGGGTAA
- the miaB gene encoding tRNA (N6-isopentenyl adenosine(37)-C2)-methylthiotransferase MiaB: protein MAKDSKKDYSQYFDFSDAKVISQDEFSKKIRIRGREINIKSEPNHRQEKQRGKEDVQVLYETAVPDELKNVGKGKHYIVYTYGCQMNEHDSETIKGLLESMGYQATEDRKEADIILLNTCAIRENAEDKVFGELGHLKTLKTERPGLLLGVCGCMSQEEGVVNRIMQKHGFVDMIFGTHNVHRLPHLIQEALFSKEMVVEVWSKEGDIIENLPKKREGMRGWVNIMYGCDKFCTYCIVPFTRGKERSRRPEDVIAEVRELARQGFKEITLLGQNVNAYGKDFTDLNYSFGDLMDDIRKIDIPRVRFTTSHPRDFDDHLIEVLAKGGNLVEHIHLPVQSGSTEVLKRMSRKYSREHYLKLADKIKTAIPDVVLTTDIIVGFPGETEEQFEDTLSLVKEVGYDFAYTFIYSPREGTPAAVMEDNVPMDVKKERLKRLNETINAYSHSSNEKQRGKVVEVLVEGESKRNSNVLAGRTRSNKLVHFEGPKELIGTFVHVEITDPMTFYIRGNLLTEPVAANQ from the coding sequence ATGGCTAAAGACTCAAAAAAGGATTACTCCCAATATTTTGATTTCTCCGATGCCAAAGTAATTTCGCAAGATGAATTCAGCAAAAAGATAAGAATCCGGGGCCGGGAGATTAACATCAAGTCGGAACCCAATCATCGTCAGGAGAAACAACGGGGCAAGGAAGACGTCCAGGTGCTTTACGAAACGGCCGTACCCGATGAACTGAAAAACGTAGGGAAAGGCAAACACTATATCGTATATACGTATGGATGCCAGATGAACGAGCATGATTCCGAGACGATCAAAGGATTGCTTGAATCAATGGGGTATCAGGCTACCGAGGACCGCAAAGAGGCAGATATCATTCTGTTAAACACCTGTGCGATTCGGGAAAATGCGGAAGATAAAGTGTTCGGTGAGCTAGGCCATCTGAAAACCCTGAAAACCGAACGTCCAGGCTTGTTGCTGGGTGTGTGTGGTTGTATGTCGCAGGAAGAAGGCGTCGTGAACCGGATTATGCAGAAGCATGGCTTTGTGGATATGATTTTTGGTACACACAATGTGCATCGGCTGCCACATCTGATTCAGGAAGCACTGTTCAGTAAAGAAATGGTTGTTGAGGTATGGTCCAAGGAAGGCGATATCATCGAGAACCTGCCGAAAAAACGTGAGGGCATGCGCGGCTGGGTGAACATTATGTATGGTTGCGACAAGTTCTGTACATATTGCATCGTCCCGTTCACACGGGGAAAAGAGCGCAGTCGACGTCCGGAAGATGTCATTGCCGAAGTTCGCGAACTGGCAAGACAAGGCTTCAAGGAAATCACGCTGCTCGGCCAGAATGTCAATGCTTATGGCAAGGACTTTACGGATCTGAATTACAGCTTCGGTGACCTGATGGATGATATTCGCAAAATCGATATTCCACGGGTTCGGTTTACAACCAGTCATCCACGTGACTTCGATGATCATCTGATTGAGGTGCTTGCGAAGGGCGGGAACCTGGTGGAGCACATCCATCTGCCTGTGCAGTCCGGCAGCACGGAAGTGCTGAAACGTATGAGCCGTAAGTACAGTCGGGAACACTACCTGAAGCTTGCTGACAAAATTAAAACTGCAATTCCAGATGTCGTGTTAACCACTGATATTATCGTTGGTTTCCCGGGGGAAACGGAAGAGCAGTTCGAAGATACGCTGTCACTGGTTAAGGAAGTTGGCTACGACTTTGCCTATACATTTATCTACTCTCCGCGCGAAGGCACACCTGCTGCGGTGATGGAGGATAACGTGCCGATGGACGTGAAGAAGGAACGTTTGAAACGCTTAAACGAGACGATCAACGCATACAGCCATAGCAGCAATGAGAAGCAGCGCGGCAAGGTTGTTGAAGTGCTTGTTGAAGGTGAGAGCAAGCGGAATTCCAATGTTCTGGCTGGACGTACACGCAGCAACAAGCTGGTGCACTTTGAAGGACCTAAAGAATTGATCGGTACTTTTGTACATGTGGAAATCACCGATCCAATGACTTTCTATATTCGGGGCAATCTGCTCACAGAGCCAGTAGCCGCCAATCAGTAA
- the pduL gene encoding phosphate propanoyltransferase translates to MSKTVSVGVSARHIHVSQEHVEILFGKGYELTEFKPLSQPGQYAANETVAVIGSKGQFDKVRILGPVRPETQLEISMTDSFAIGVKAPVRESGSIEGTPGITIKGPAGEVTIDKGVIVAARHIHFHTSDAAKWGIEDKQLLKVRLGGDRGLVLENVLARVSDSFALDMHIDTDEANAAGARNGDTAEIID, encoded by the coding sequence ATGAGCAAAACAGTATCTGTGGGCGTATCTGCCCGTCACATTCATGTATCTCAAGAGCACGTTGAAATTTTGTTTGGTAAAGGCTATGAATTGACTGAGTTTAAACCTCTGTCCCAACCAGGACAATATGCTGCTAACGAAACAGTAGCGGTTATTGGTTCGAAAGGACAGTTTGATAAAGTGCGTATTCTTGGACCAGTTCGTCCGGAAACACAATTGGAAATCTCGATGACAGACTCTTTCGCTATTGGTGTTAAGGCACCTGTGCGTGAATCCGGAAGCATCGAAGGTACTCCAGGTATCACAATTAAAGGACCTGCTGGCGAAGTTACAATCGATAAAGGTGTTATCGTTGCTGCTCGTCACATCCACTTCCATACTTCTGATGCTGCTAAATGGGGTATCGAGGACAAACAATTGCTGAAAGTTCGTCTGGGTGGAGATCGTGGTCTGGTGCTGGAAAATGTACTGGCTCGTGTATCGGATTCCTTTGCACTGGACATGCATATTGATACAGATGAAGCTAATGCAGCTGGCGCTCGTAACGGCGATACTGCTGAAATCATCGACTAA
- a CDS encoding dipeptidase, which produces MHNWRVADFHCDALSKMLMNPSLSFENASQLDVNLERMREGNIGLQAFAIYLPEVLGRGKFEHVMGQLDIYRKRVEITEERSKGTHTLLWREQLTQIGQTDRPWGLLTLEGVDGLEGNLFYMELCYQMGVRIVGLTWNYANWAADGVLEKRGAGLTEKGRELVHLCNQIGMLLDVSHLTEKGFWELADLSERPFIASHSNSYAICPHVRNLKDDQIRAIIAREGRIGLTFVPWFVKQEGEVCIEDLLPHIERICSLGGEHHLMMGSDFDGITTYIHDFEHTGQYPKLMNTLLKHYDESLVRGWMWGNAMSYLEENLPKKNLKIEYGES; this is translated from the coding sequence ATGCACAACTGGCGGGTAGCCGATTTTCATTGTGATGCTTTGAGTAAAATGTTGATGAATCCTAGCCTTTCATTTGAAAATGCTTCACAGCTGGATGTGAACCTGGAACGCATGAGGGAAGGTAACATTGGTTTACAGGCCTTTGCAATCTATTTGCCCGAAGTGCTTGGCAGAGGCAAGTTTGAACATGTGATGGGGCAGTTGGACATCTACCGTAAACGTGTGGAGATAACCGAAGAACGATCTAAAGGTACACATACATTGTTATGGCGGGAACAGCTTACGCAGATCGGGCAGACGGACAGACCATGGGGACTGCTTACACTTGAGGGTGTCGATGGACTGGAGGGCAATCTCTTTTATATGGAGTTATGTTATCAAATGGGTGTGCGGATTGTTGGGCTTACCTGGAACTATGCCAATTGGGCAGCTGATGGTGTATTGGAGAAACGTGGGGCTGGACTAACGGAGAAGGGCAGGGAGCTGGTTCACCTGTGTAACCAAATCGGCATGCTGCTGGATGTATCACATCTGACTGAGAAAGGCTTCTGGGAACTTGCTGACCTTAGTGAACGGCCTTTTATCGCATCGCATTCCAACAGTTATGCCATCTGCCCGCATGTGCGTAATCTGAAGGATGATCAGATTCGAGCTATTATTGCCCGGGAAGGGAGGATCGGACTGACGTTTGTGCCGTGGTTTGTGAAGCAGGAAGGCGAAGTATGTATTGAAGATCTGTTGCCTCATATTGAGCGGATATGTTCCCTGGGTGGGGAGCACCATCTGATGATGGGGTCTGATTTTGACGGAATTACTACGTATATCCATGACTTTGAACATACGGGGCAGTATCCAAAACTGATGAATACGCTGCTCAAGCACTACGACGAATCACTGGTTCGCGGTTGGATGTGGGGCAATGCCATGAGTTATTTAGAAGAGAATTTGCCGAAGAAAAATTTGAAGATCGAATATGGTGAATCATGA